The following proteins are encoded in a genomic region of Streptococcus sp. 29892:
- a CDS encoding HIRAN domain-containing protein, whose translation MKLGTSLEMLAEPTNPYDSEAVVILYQGKKLGYIPKHKNSLISRMLFYGHGDILEARVQMIDLTEHPERQLRVVVKFKDNRKK comes from the coding sequence TTGAAGCTGGGAACTTCTTTGGAAATGCTTGCGGAGCCAACTAACCCCTATGATTCAGAGGCTGTTGTAATTCTGTATCAAGGGAAAAAGTTAGGTTACATTCCAAAGCACAAGAATAGTTTGATTAGTCGTATGTTATTCTATGGACATGGTGACATTCTTGAAGCCCGCGTTCAAATGATTGATTTGACTGAACACCCTGAGCGTCAACTTCGTGTGGTTGTAAAATTTAAAGATAATCGCAAAAAATAA
- a CDS encoding arsenate reductase family protein yields MEQLTVYYNPDCSKCKKLQILLPSQGFDVKWINYLENPLTAEELTVLLEKMGNQPSAVVRLTEEERQGLSETDIFQRLVAEPALLNRPIIEREQTAFLCRPLDIIEENMPEYDWSTYL; encoded by the coding sequence ATGGAACAACTGACGGTCTATTACAATCCCGACTGCAGCAAGTGCAAGAAATTACAAATCTTACTGCCAAGTCAGGGCTTTGATGTTAAGTGGATTAATTATTTAGAAAATCCCTTGACTGCGGAAGAATTGACAGTTCTTTTGGAAAAAATGGGCAATCAACCTTCAGCAGTCGTTCGGTTGACGGAGGAGGAACGACAAGGTTTGTCTGAAACAGACATTTTTCAACGTCTAGTTGCAGAACCTGCCTTGCTCAACCGTCCTATTATCGAGCGAGAACAGACAGCCTTTCTCTGCCGTCCCCTTGACATTATCGAAGAAAACATGCCAGAATATGACTGGTCAACTTATTTATAA
- the rnc gene encoding ribonuclease III produces the protein MKDLHKKLLADFGIDFSDLNLLETAFTHTSYANEHRLLKISHNERLEFLGDAVLQLMISKYLYKKYPDRPEGEMSKLRSTFVREESLAGFSRACGFDSFLRLGRGEEKSGGRNRDTILGDAFEAFLGALLLDKGEKTVEDFIHKVMIPRLEEGNFERVTDYKTALQEILQVNGEIAISYQVVAESGPAHDKTFEVEVSADQHVIGRGRGRSKKLAEQAAAKNAVEARG, from the coding sequence ATGAAAGATTTACATAAAAAACTTTTGGCGGATTTTGGGATTGATTTTTCGGATTTGAATTTGTTGGAAACGGCTTTTACCCATACTTCTTATGCCAATGAGCATCGCCTTCTAAAAATTTCACATAATGAACGCTTGGAATTTTTAGGAGACGCTGTTCTCCAGTTGATGATTTCCAAGTACCTCTATAAAAAATATCCTGATAGACCGGAAGGGGAGATGTCCAAGTTGCGTTCGACCTTTGTTCGTGAGGAGTCCTTGGCTGGTTTTTCGCGTGCCTGTGGCTTTGATAGCTTCCTTCGTCTTGGTAGAGGAGAAGAGAAGTCTGGGGGGCGCAATCGTGATACCATTTTGGGAGATGCTTTCGAGGCTTTCTTAGGAGCTCTGCTATTGGACAAGGGAGAAAAGACCGTGGAGGACTTTATTCATAAGGTCATGATTCCTCGTCTGGAAGAGGGGAATTTTGAGCGCGTGACCGACTACAAGACTGCCTTACAGGAAATCCTGCAGGTAAATGGTGAGATTGCAATTTCTTATCAGGTGGTGGCTGAATCAGGTCCTGCCCACGATAAGACCTTTGAAGTCGAGGTATCTGCAGACCAGCATGTGATTGGTCGTGGTCGTGGTCGTTCCAAAAAGTTAGCTGAACAAGCCGCCGCAAAAAATGCTGTGGAGGCTAGAGGATAG
- a CDS encoding phosphopentomutase: MSKFKRIHLVVMDSVGIGAAPDADKFFNAGVNDTESDTLGHISEKAGLAVPNMAKIGLGNIPRDTALATVPAEESPTGYVTKLEEVSLGKDTMTGHWEIMGLNITEPFDTFWDGFPEEILTKIEEFSGRKIIREANKPYSGTAVIDDFGPRQMETGELIVYTSADPVLQIAAHEDIIPLDELYRICEYARSITLERPALLGRIIARPYVGEPGNFSRTANRHDYAVSPFEATVLNKLADAGVPTYSVGKISDIFNASGITNDMGHTKSNMHGVDVLIETLQLADFEKGFSFTNLVDFDAVYGHRRDIEGYRDCLQEFDARIPEIIENMREDDLLLITADHGNDPAYAGTDHTREYVPLLAYSKSFKGSGVLPVGHFADISATIAENFGVEKAMIGESFLDGLV; the protein is encoded by the coding sequence ATGTCTAAATTTAAACGTATTCATCTGGTGGTTATGGATTCTGTTGGAATCGGTGCGGCACCAGATGCAGACAAGTTTTTCAATGCTGGTGTCAACGACACAGAGTCTGATACACTAGGTCATATCTCTGAGAAGGCAGGGTTAGCAGTGCCCAATATGGCTAAAATCGGTCTTGGAAATATCCCTCGTGACACAGCTCTTGCCACTGTTCCAGCTGAGGAAAGTCCAACTGGCTATGTGACTAAGTTGGAAGAAGTATCGCTCGGCAAGGACACTATGACAGGTCACTGGGAAATCATGGGTCTTAATATCACTGAGCCATTCGACACTTTCTGGGACGGTTTCCCTGAGGAAATTTTGACAAAAATCGAAGAGTTCTCAGGTCGTAAAATCATCCGCGAGGCAAACAAGCCCTATTCAGGTACAGCTGTCATTGATGACTTTGGTCCTCGCCAAATGGAAACTGGGGAGTTAATCGTCTATACTTCCGCAGACCCTGTCCTTCAGATTGCAGCCCACGAAGACATTATTCCACTGGATGAATTGTACCGTATCTGTGAATATGCTCGTTCCATCACCCTTGAACGCCCAGCTCTTCTTGGTCGTATCATCGCCCGTCCATACGTCGGTGAGCCAGGCAATTTCTCTCGGACTGCCAATCGTCATGACTATGCCGTGTCACCATTTGAAGCAACTGTCCTCAACAAACTTGCTGATGCAGGCGTGCCAACCTACTCTGTCGGCAAAATCAGCGACATTTTCAACGCATCAGGTATCACAAATGACATGGGCCACACCAAGTCAAATATGCACGGTGTCGATGTCTTGATTGAAACCTTGCAGTTAGCTGACTTTGAGAAAGGTTTCTCATTCACCAACTTGGTGGACTTTGATGCTGTTTATGGTCACCGCCGTGATATCGAAGGCTACCGCGATTGCTTGCAGGAATTCGATGCCCGTATCCCAGAAATTATCGAAAATATGCGTGAGGACGATTTGCTCTTGATTACGGCTGACCACGGAAATGACCCTGCCTATGCAGGTACGGACCATACTCGTGAGTATGTGCCACTCTTGGCTTACAGCAAGTCATTCAAGGGAAGTGGAGTCTTGCCAGTTGGACATTTTGCAGATATTTCCGCTACTATCGCAGAAAACTTCGGTGTCGAAAAAGCCATGATTGGTGAGAGTTTCTTGGACGGACTGGTTTAA
- a CDS encoding glycogen/starch/alpha-glucan phosphorylase, whose product MINLQNFVQSMYAKRIEDCSDHELYYALLAFTKQQSEAKYTNEQKKKVYYISAEFLIGKLLSNNLINLGVYDEVKSQLAAAGKDLIAIEDVEMEPSLGNGGLGRLAACFLDSIASLGLNGDGVGLNYHFGLFRQLFEYHQQSAVPNEWITPRSWLTESPISYQVPFANFTLTSKLYDIDVPGYKTERKNRLRLFDLGSVDDNIIYDGIEFDKEDIFRNLTLFLYPDDSTDEGKVLRIFQQYFMVSNAAQLLIDEAVAKGSNLHDLPDYAVVQINDTHPSLVIPELIRLLELRGISFDEAIEIVKKMTAYTNHTILSEALEKWPLDFLNRVVPHLVPFIEELDRRAKEVKNDPAVNIIDEHGRVHMAHMDIHYGYSINGVAALHTEILKTSELKAFYELYPEKFNNKTNGITFRRWLMHANPSLASYLDGLLGHGYHHDASELEKLLDHKDSKELKKWLEETKQHNKRKLQRHIAKTQGVHVNPESIFDVQIKRMHEYKRQQMNVLYVIHKYLDIKAGNIPTRPLTVFFGGKAAPAYTTAQDIIHLILVLSQVIKNDPEVAPHLQLVMIENYNVTEASFIIPAADISEQISLASKEASGTGNMKFMLNGALTIGTDDGANVEIHELVGDENIYIFGQDSQTVIDHYANGTYHPYAFYERDAIRPLIDFITSDTIRHAGGIDERLWRLQDNLKHNDHFMTLLDLEDYIETKERMLADYEDRDSWLDKVIVNIAKAGFFSSDRTIQQYNEDIWHLEAK is encoded by the coding sequence GTGATTAACTTACAAAATTTTGTCCAATCCATGTATGCCAAGCGTATCGAGGACTGTTCCGACCATGAACTTTATTATGCTTTGCTCGCATTTACAAAGCAACAGAGTGAAGCAAAATACACCAATGAGCAGAAGAAAAAAGTCTACTACATTTCTGCGGAATTCTTGATTGGTAAACTCTTGTCTAACAACTTGATTAACTTGGGTGTTTATGATGAGGTGAAAAGCCAGTTAGCAGCTGCAGGTAAGGACTTGATTGCCATTGAAGATGTGGAGATGGAGCCATCTCTTGGTAACGGTGGTTTGGGTCGTTTGGCAGCCTGCTTCCTTGATTCCATTGCTAGTCTTGGTCTTAACGGAGATGGTGTTGGTCTTAACTACCACTTCGGTCTTTTCCGTCAGTTGTTTGAATACCACCAACAATCGGCAGTGCCAAATGAATGGATTACGCCACGCTCTTGGTTGACCGAGTCACCAATTTCTTATCAAGTACCTTTCGCTAACTTTACTTTGACGTCTAAGTTGTACGATATCGATGTACCTGGTTATAAGACAGAGCGTAAGAATCGTCTGCGCTTGTTTGACCTTGGTTCTGTTGATGACAATATCATCTACGATGGGATTGAATTTGACAAGGAAGACATTTTCCGCAACTTAACTCTCTTTCTTTACCCAGATGATTCAACGGATGAAGGTAAAGTTCTCCGTATCTTCCAGCAATATTTCATGGTGTCAAACGCAGCCCAACTCTTGATTGACGAAGCAGTAGCCAAAGGTTCAAACCTCCATGACTTGCCAGACTATGCAGTAGTGCAAATCAATGATACCCACCCATCGCTAGTTATTCCAGAATTGATTCGATTGTTGGAGCTTCGTGGCATTTCCTTTGATGAGGCAATCGAAATTGTTAAGAAGATGACTGCCTATACTAACCATACTATCTTGTCAGAAGCCCTTGAAAAATGGCCACTTGATTTCTTGAATCGTGTGGTGCCACACTTGGTGCCATTTATCGAGGAATTGGACCGTCGAGCAAAAGAGGTGAAAAATGACCCAGCCGTTAATATCATCGATGAGCATGGTCGTGTCCATATGGCCCACATGGATATTCACTATGGATACTCTATCAACGGTGTGGCAGCCCTCCATACAGAGATTTTGAAAACTTCTGAGTTGAAAGCCTTCTACGAGCTCTATCCAGAGAAGTTTAACAACAAGACAAATGGTATTACCTTCCGCCGTTGGCTCATGCATGCTAACCCAAGCCTAGCTAGCTACCTGGATGGTTTGCTTGGACATGGATACCACCACGATGCTAGCGAGTTGGAAAAACTCTTGGACCACAAAGATAGTAAAGAATTGAAGAAATGGTTGGAAGAAACCAAGCAGCACAACAAGCGTAAACTACAACGTCATATTGCCAAAACTCAAGGTGTACATGTCAATCCAGAGTCCATCTTTGATGTACAAATCAAGCGCATGCACGAGTACAAGCGTCAACAGATGAATGTCCTCTATGTGATCCATAAGTATCTGGATATCAAGGCTGGCAATATTCCAACTCGTCCACTGACTGTCTTCTTCGGTGGAAAGGCAGCTCCAGCCTACACAACTGCCCAAGACATCATTCACTTGATTTTGGTCTTGTCACAGGTTATTAAAAATGATCCAGAAGTGGCACCACACTTGCAGCTGGTTATGATTGAAAACTACAATGTAACCGAAGCAAGCTTCATCATCCCAGCGGCAGATATTTCAGAACAGATTTCTCTTGCGTCTAAAGAAGCATCAGGTACTGGTAATATGAAATTCATGCTCAACGGCGCCTTAACTATCGGTACAGACGACGGTGCAAACGTGGAAATTCATGAGTTGGTCGGTGATGAAAATATCTATATTTTCGGTCAAGATAGCCAAACTGTTATTGACCACTATGCAAATGGAACTTACCATCCATATGCATTCTACGAACGAGATGCTATCCGTCCATTGATTGATTTCATCACATCTGATACCATTCGTCATGCTGGTGGTATTGATGAACGTCTATGGCGCTTGCAGGACAACCTCAAGCATAATGACCACTTCATGACCTTGCTAGACTTAGAAGACTACATTGAAACTA
- the deoD gene encoding purine-nucleoside phosphorylase has protein sequence MSIHISAKPGEIADKILLPGDPLRAKFIAENFLEDAVCFNEVRNMFGYTGTYKGHRVSVMGTGMGMPSISIYAHELINDYGVKKLIRVGTAGSLNKDVHVRELVLAQAAATNSKMMNIDWPEYDLPQIASFNLLDKAYHIAKELDITTHVGNVLSSDSFYSPKLFSRNLELGQIGVKAVEMEAAALYYLGAKFGVETLAIMTISDSLVNPEEDTTAEERQNTFTDMMKVGLETLIAE, from the coding sequence ATGTCTATTCATATTTCTGCTAAACCAGGTGAAATTGCCGATAAGATTTTGCTTCCTGGTGATCCACTTCGTGCTAAATTTATCGCGGAAAACTTTCTTGAAGACGCAGTTTGCTTCAATGAAGTCCGCAATATGTTTGGCTATACTGGTACTTACAAAGGTCATCGCGTATCTGTCATGGGAACAGGTATGGGAATGCCTTCCATTTCTATCTACGCCCATGAGCTTATCAACGACTACGGCGTTAAGAAGCTTATCCGTGTGGGAACAGCAGGTTCGCTTAACAAGGATGTCCATGTTCGGGAATTGGTCTTGGCTCAGGCAGCAGCAACCAACTCTAAAATGATGAACATTGATTGGCCAGAATATGACCTGCCACAGATTGCTAGCTTCAATCTCTTGGACAAGGCCTACCATATTGCTAAGGAACTCGATATTACTACTCATGTGGGCAATGTTCTATCTTCAGATAGTTTCTACTCACCAAAACTCTTCAGTCGTAACTTGGAACTGGGGCAAATCGGTGTTAAAGCAGTTGAAATGGAAGCGGCAGCTCTTTACTATTTGGGTGCTAAATTTGGCGTTGAAACACTTGCTATTATGACCATTTCAGATAGCTTGGTCAATCCAGAAGAAGACACCACAGCAGAAGAACGTCAAAACACCTTCACAGACATGATGAAGGTCGGCTTGGAAACTCTGATTGCAGAATAA
- a CDS encoding purine-nucleoside phosphorylase, protein MSLLAKIYETKNFLEEKGMIKPEFGLILGSGLGELAQEVENAIVIDYADIPNWGKSTVVGHAGKLVYGDLAGRKVLALQGRFHFYEGNPMEVVTFPVRVMKALGCEGVIVTNAAGGIGYGPGTLMAITDHINMTGQNPLIGENLEEFGPRFPDMSNAYTKEYREKAHAVAEKLGIKLDNGVYLGVTGPTYETPAEILAFKTMGAHAVGMSTVPEVIVAAHSGMKVLGISAITNFAAGFQSELNHEEVVEVTEQIKGNFKGLVKAILAEL, encoded by the coding sequence ATGAGTTTACTTGCAAAAATTTATGAAACAAAAAATTTCTTAGAAGAAAAAGGAATGATTAAACCTGAATTCGGTTTGATTTTGGGTTCTGGCTTGGGTGAATTGGCCCAAGAAGTTGAAAATGCCATTGTCATCGACTATGCAGATATTCCAAACTGGGGTAAATCAACAGTTGTTGGGCACGCTGGTAAGTTGGTTTACGGTGATTTGGCTGGTCGCAAGGTTTTGGCTTTGCAAGGTCGTTTCCACTTTTATGAAGGAAATCCGATGGAAGTTGTGACTTTCCCAGTTCGTGTCATGAAAGCTCTTGGTTGTGAAGGCGTGATTGTCACCAATGCCGCAGGTGGTATCGGTTACGGTCCAGGTACCCTCATGGCCATTACAGACCACATCAACATGACAGGTCAAAACCCATTGATTGGTGAAAACTTGGAAGAATTTGGTCCACGTTTCCCAGATATGTCCAACGCCTACACCAAAGAATACCGTGAGAAAGCCCATGCTGTTGCGGAAAAACTGGGTATCAAGTTGGACAATGGTGTCTACCTTGGTGTGACAGGTCCTACCTACGAAACGCCAGCTGAAATCTTGGCCTTCAAGACCATGGGTGCCCACGCAGTCGGTATGTCAACAGTGCCAGAAGTTATCGTGGCGGCCCACTCAGGTATGAAAGTCTTGGGAATTTCTGCCATCACCAACTTTGCGGCTGGTTTCCAATCGGAACTCAACCACGAGGAAGTCGTAGAAGTAACCGAGCAAATCAAGGGCAACTTCAAGGGATTGGTGAAAGCTATCTTGGCTGAATTGTAA
- the smc gene encoding chromosome segregation protein SMC, with protein sequence MYLKSIEMQGFKSFADKTKVVFDRGVTAVVGPNGSGKSNITESLRWALGESSAKSLRGGKMPDVIFAGTESRKALNYASVVVTLDNSSGFIANKNKEIKVERHIYRSGDSEYLIDGQKVRLRDIHDLFMDTGLGRDSFSIISQGRVEAIFNSKPEERRAIFEEAAGVLKYKTRKKETESKLAQAQGNLDRLDDIIYELDNQVKPLEKQALTAKQFLELDGQRKELYLDVLVAQLTNGKEALTAKESELEAVKLELASYYQQRSELEQENQSLKEKRHRLSEQMEREQAILLDLTKLISDLERKIEVHKLESSQNESSRQEAQERLESMLGKRASLEQQIGQRQEKIDQLERSLSSLKEDIAAVDKEISYFSEDPDQVLDHLREQYVALMQEEAEASNRLTKIQQDIANQISLSESKSADLARLQAEKNQAQEELDKSRLAAEKANQVLKELLAAYQTKKEELDQAQAVYQAEQSSLFDLLDLMKGKQARQSSLEAILKNHSNFYAGVKAVLQASSSLGGIIGAVSEQLTFDTRYQTALEIALGGASQNVIVEDEATAKRAIAFLKEKRQGRATFLPLTTIKPRQLSSQQLALLQTSDGFLGLASDLVTYQPNLDAIFQNLLGTIAIFDSIDHANQAARATKFQVRMVTMDGAEIRPGGAFAGGSNRNNSTTFIKPELDALLGETAELSSQLKEQENLVATKKTSLDQVRESLETIKTEGEEARLSQQSARIHQEQAENRLAQVTAQYDLQMSQVSPSILTELEDEASKEEASLQALTEKKQALDNQINQVRDNRDSIQESLQKLQSQKGQLTLEQAEVSSQLRFEQTDLGRLQEEKGTTEKEISILEDLINQKVEALEDTSIEVLEEQLQAATDKQSQTNQIQIRLKFELEDIDGQFEDLEGRLDQARLKNDDLIRKQAKLEADCEQAGDRLRTLLGHLTEHFKLSFEAALDQANEVENLPLAEQALKDLERSIRALGPVNLDAIEQYDEVNNRLTFLNEQRTDILSARDLLLNTIHEMDDEVKERFKVTFEAIRESFKQTFRQMFGGGSADLILTEQDILTAGVEISVQPPGKKIQSLNLMSGGEKALSALALLFSIIRVKTIPFVILDEVEAALDEANVKRFGDYLNRFDKDSQFIVVTHRKGTMAAADAMYGVTMQESGVSKIVSVKLKDVEKL encoded by the coding sequence ATGTATCTTAAATCGATTGAAATGCAGGGCTTCAAGTCCTTCGCAGATAAGACTAAGGTAGTTTTTGACCGTGGGGTGACTGCTGTTGTAGGACCAAATGGTTCGGGCAAGTCCAATATTACAGAAAGTCTGCGTTGGGCCTTGGGAGAATCTTCTGCCAAGAGCCTGCGTGGAGGCAAGATGCCGGATGTTATCTTTGCGGGGACTGAAAGCCGTAAGGCTCTTAACTATGCCTCAGTAGTGGTAACCTTGGATAATAGTTCAGGTTTTATTGCCAATAAGAATAAAGAAATCAAGGTAGAACGCCATATTTATCGGTCTGGCGATAGCGAATACTTGATAGATGGTCAGAAGGTTCGTCTGCGGGATATTCACGATCTCTTCATGGATACTGGTTTGGGGCGTGATTCCTTTTCTATCATCTCGCAAGGACGGGTTGAGGCTATTTTTAATTCCAAGCCAGAAGAACGCAGAGCCATATTCGAAGAGGCAGCAGGGGTCTTAAAATACAAGACCCGTAAGAAAGAAACGGAGAGCAAGCTAGCACAGGCTCAAGGAAATTTGGACCGTTTGGACGATATTATCTATGAATTGGACAATCAGGTCAAACCCTTGGAGAAACAGGCGCTAACGGCTAAACAATTCTTGGAACTTGATGGCCAACGTAAGGAACTGTATCTGGATGTTTTGGTTGCTCAGTTGACAAATGGTAAAGAAGCTTTGACTGCCAAGGAAAGCGAGCTTGAGGCAGTCAAGTTAGAATTAGCAAGCTACTACCAACAGCGTTCGGAGCTGGAGCAAGAAAACCAGTCCTTAAAAGAAAAACGCCATCGCCTATCCGAGCAAATGGAGCGTGAACAGGCTATTTTGCTGGATTTGACCAAGTTGATCAGTGACTTGGAGCGAAAAATTGAGGTTCATAAATTGGAATCTAGTCAGAATGAATCCAGTCGCCAAGAGGCTCAAGAGCGTTTGGAAAGTATGCTAGGGAAGCGGGCTAGTTTGGAACAACAGATTGGGCAAAGGCAAGAGAAAATTGATCAGTTGGAGCGTTCTTTGTCTAGCTTGAAAGAAGATATTGCTGCGGTGGATAAGGAAATTTCCTACTTCTCCGAAGATCCAGATCAGGTTTTGGACCATCTGCGTGAGCAGTATGTCGCCCTCATGCAGGAAGAGGCTGAAGCATCAAACCGCTTGACCAAGATTCAGCAGGATATTGCCAATCAAATCAGCTTATCAGAAAGTAAATCTGCTGACCTAGCACGTCTGCAAGCTGAGAAAAATCAGGCTCAAGAAGAATTGGATAAGAGCCGACTTGCTGCAGAGAAGGCCAATCAAGTTTTGAAGGAATTATTGGCAGCCTATCAGACTAAGAAAGAAGAGCTAGATCAGGCACAGGCAGTCTATCAGGCTGAGCAAAGTAGTCTTTTTGATTTACTGGATTTAATGAAGGGTAAACAAGCTCGCCAGTCTAGTTTGGAAGCCATCTTAAAAAATCACTCCAATTTCTACGCAGGGGTCAAGGCTGTTTTGCAGGCTTCGTCTAGTCTGGGTGGCATCATCGGGGCAGTCAGTGAGCAATTGACTTTCGATACTCGTTACCAGACGGCTCTGGAAATTGCTCTTGGAGGAGCTAGCCAAAACGTTATCGTCGAAGACGAGGCGACAGCCAAGCGAGCGATTGCTTTCTTGAAGGAAAAACGTCAAGGACGGGCTACCTTCTTACCTTTGACCACTATCAAGCCGCGTCAATTGTCCAGTCAGCAACTTGCCCTACTTCAAACCTCAGATGGTTTCTTGGGGCTGGCCAGCGACCTCGTGACCTATCAACCAAATCTAGATGCTATTTTCCAAAATTTGCTAGGCACTATTGCGATTTTTGATAGCATTGACCATGCCAATCAGGCGGCGCGTGCGACCAAGTTTCAGGTCCGTATGGTGACCATGGACGGTGCTGAAATCCGTCCTGGCGGCGCCTTTGCGGGTGGTAGCAATAGAAATAACAGCACCACTTTCATTAAGCCTGAACTCGATGCTCTTTTAGGAGAAACAGCAGAGCTGTCTAGCCAGTTGAAAGAGCAAGAAAACTTGGTGGCGACTAAGAAGACAAGTCTAGACCAGGTCAGAGAAAGTTTGGAAACCATCAAGACTGAGGGGGAAGAGGCTAGACTGAGCCAGCAGAGTGCAAGAATTCATCAAGAACAGGCAGAAAATCGTCTAGCTCAGGTGACCGCGCAGTATGACTTACAAATGAGTCAGGTCAGCCCAAGCATTTTGACTGAGTTAGAAGATGAAGCTAGCAAGGAAGAAGCCAGCCTTCAAGCCTTGACAGAGAAAAAACAAGCCTTAGACAATCAAATCAATCAGGTGCGTGATAATCGCGACAGTATCCAAGAAAGTTTGCAAAAACTACAAAGTCAGAAAGGTCAATTGACCTTGGAGCAGGCAGAAGTTTCTAGTCAGCTGCGCTTTGAACAGACAGACCTTGGTCGTTTACAGGAAGAAAAAGGGACTACTGAAAAGGAAATCTCTATCCTGGAAGACCTGATTAACCAGAAGGTTGAGGCTTTAGAAGATACTAGTATTGAAGTTCTGGAAGAGCAACTACAGGCTGCGACTGATAAACAAAGCCAAACCAATCAGATTCAAATCCGCTTGAAATTTGAGTTGGAAGATATTGACGGTCAGTTTGAAGACTTGGAAGGTCGTTTGGACCAGGCTCGTTTGAAAAATGATGACCTCATTCGCAAGCAGGCCAAGCTGGAAGCTGATTGTGAGCAGGCTGGAGATCGGCTACGGACCTTACTTGGTCATTTGACAGAGCATTTCAAATTGAGCTTTGAAGCGGCTCTGGACCAGGCAAACGAAGTAGAGAATTTGCCTCTTGCTGAACAAGCTTTGAAAGACTTGGAACGTTCTATTCGTGCTCTTGGTCCAGTCAATCTGGATGCTATTGAGCAGTATGATGAGGTCAATAACCGTCTGACCTTCCTCAATGAACAACGGACGGATATATTATCGGCGCGTGATTTGCTCTTGAATACCATTCATGAAATGGATGATGAAGTTAAGGAACGCTTTAAGGTCACCTTTGAAGCCATTCGCGAAAGCTTTAAGCAGACTTTCAGACAGATGTTTGGCGGTGGTTCTGCGGACTTGATATTGACGGAGCAGGATATTTTGACTGCGGGTGTGGAGATTTCAGTTCAGCCTCCGGGTAAGAAAATCCAATCGCTCAATCTTATGTCAGGTGGCGAAAAGGCCCTCTCAGCCCTCGCTCTGCTATTTTCCATTATCCGCGTCAAGACCATTCCTTTTGTCATCTTGGACGAGGTGGAGGCAGCCTTGGACGAGGCCAATGTCAAGCGTTTCGGGGACTACCTCAACCGCTTTGATAAGGACAGCCAGTTTATCGTCGTGACTCACCGAAAAGGGACCATGGCGGCGGCGGATGCTATGTATGGGGTGACCATGCAAGAATCTGGTGTGTCCAAGATTGTTTCTGTCAAGCTGAAAGATGTGGAAAAATTATAG
- the rpiA gene encoding ribose-5-phosphate isomerase RpiA, with protein MTNLKEQVGIKAAEFVTDGMIVGLGTGSTAYYFVQEIGRRVQEEGLQITGVTTSHATADHAASLGIPLKNIDEVDYVDLTVDGADEVDGAFNGIKGGGAALLMEKVVAVNSKDSIWIVDESKVVDTLGAFKLPVEVVQYGSENLFRLFEKKGYRPSFRMKDGQKHVTDMKNFIIDLDLQRIEDSYALADELDRTVGVVEHGLFIGLISKVIVGTPQGPKILEKK; from the coding sequence ATGACAAATTTAAAGGAACAAGTTGGGATTAAGGCGGCGGAGTTTGTGACGGATGGTATGATTGTTGGCTTGGGGACAGGTTCGACAGCCTACTATTTTGTACAAGAAATCGGACGTCGGGTGCAGGAAGAAGGTTTGCAGATTACAGGTGTAACGACCTCTCATGCTACTGCAGACCACGCAGCCTCTTTAGGAATTCCTTTAAAGAATATAGATGAAGTTGACTATGTAGACTTGACAGTTGACGGAGCTGATGAAGTTGACGGAGCCTTCAATGGTATCAAGGGTGGAGGTGCCGCCCTGCTTATGGAGAAGGTGGTTGCGGTCAACAGCAAGGATAGCATCTGGATTGTGGATGAATCTAAGGTGGTCGATACCCTTGGCGCCTTCAAGTTGCCAGTGGAAGTGGTGCAATATGGTTCTGAAAATCTTTTCCGCCTCTTCGAGAAAAAGGGTTATCGTCCAAGTTTTCGGATGAAGGATGGTCAGAAACATGTGACTGATATGAAAAATTTCATCATTGACCTTGATTTGCAACGGATTGAAGACAGCTACGCCTTGGCTGATGAATTGGATAGAACAGTTGGTGTCGTAGAGCATGGGCTCTTTATAGGCTTGATTTCTAAGGTCATTGTCGGCACACCGCAGGGACCAAAAATTCTTGAAAAGAAATAA